The Pongo abelii isolate AG06213 chromosome 20, NHGRI_mPonAbe1-v2.0_pri, whole genome shotgun sequence genome window below encodes:
- the LOC103888522 gene encoding sialic acid-binding Ig-like lectin 8 isoform X2: MLLLLLLLPLLRGTKGMEGDRQYGDGYLLQVQELVTVQEGLCVHVPCSFSYPKDGWTYSDPVHGYWFRAGDRPYRDAPVATNNPDREVQAETQGRFQLLGDIWSNDSSLSIRDARKRDKGSNFFRLERGSMKWSYKSQLNYNVKQLSVFVTDPPWNLTMTVFQGDATASTALGNGSSLSVLEGQSLRLVCAVDSNPPARLRWTRGSLTMCPSRSSNPGLLELPRVHVGDEGEFTCGAQNAWGSQHISLSLSLQNEGTGTARPLSEVTLAAVGGAGATALAFLSFCIIFITVRSCRKKSARPAAGVGDTGMEDAKAVRDSASQGPLTTSWKDGNPPKKPPPAVAPSSGEEGELHYAILSFHKVKHQDPQGQEATDSEYSEIKIHK, translated from the exons atgctgctgctgctgctgctgctgcccctgcTCCGGGGGACAAAGGGgatggagggagacagacaatatGGGGATGGTTACTTACTGCAAGTGCAGGAGCTGGTGACGGTGCAGGAGGGCCTGTGTGTCCATGTGCCCTGCTCCTTCTCCTACCCCAAGGATGGCTGGACTTATTCTGACCCAGTTCATGGCTACTGGTTCCGGGCAGGAGACAGACCATACCGAGACGCTCCAGTGGCCACAAACAACCCAGACAGAGAAGTGCAGGCAGAGACCCAGGGCCGATTCCAACTCCTTGGGGACATTTGGAGCAACGACTCCTCCCTGAGCATCAGAGACGCCAGGAAGAGGGATAAGGGGTCAAATTTCTTTCGGCTAGAGAGAGGAAGCATGAAATGGAGTTACAAATCACAGTTGAATTACAACGTTAAGCAGCTGTCTGTGTTTGTGACAG ACCCTCCTTGGAACTTGACCATGACTGTCTTCCAAGGAGATGCCACAG CATCCACAGCCCTGGGAAATGGCTCATCTCTTTCCGTCCTGGAGGGCCAGTCTCTGCGCCTGGTCTGTGCTGTCGACAGCAATCCCCCTGCCAGGCTGAGGTGGACCCGAGGGAGCCTGACCATGTGCCCCTCACGGTCCTCAAACCCTGGGCTGCTGGAGCTGCCTCGAGTGCACGTGGGGGATGAAGGGGAATTCACCTGCGGAGCTCAGAACGCTTGGGGCTCCCAGCACATTTCCCTGAGCCTCTCCCTGCAGAATGAGGGCACAG GCACCGCAAGGCCTTTATCAGAAGTGACACTGGCGGCGGTCGGGGGAGCTGGAGCCACAGCCCTGGCCTTCCTGTCCTTCTGCATCATCTTCATCAC AGTGAGGTCCTGCAGGAAGAAATCGGCAAGGCCAGCAGCGGGCGTGGGAGATACAGGCATGGAGGATGCAAAGGCCGTCAGGGACTCGGCCTCTCAG GGACCCCTGACTACATCCTGGAAAGATGGCAACCCCCCAAAGAAGCCTCCCCCAGCTGTTGCCCCCTCCtcaggggaggaaggagagctcCATTATGCAATCCTCAGCTTCCATAAAGTGAAGCATCAGGACCCGCAGGGACAGGAGGCCACTGACAGTGAATACTCGGAGATCAAGATCCACAAGTGA
- the LOC103888522 gene encoding sialic acid-binding Ig-like lectin 8 isoform X1: protein MLLLLLLLPLLRGTKGMEGDRQYGDGYLLQVQELVTVQEGLCVHVPCSFSYPKDGWTYSDPVHGYWFRAGDRPYRDAPVATNNPDREVQAETQGRFQLLGDIWSNDSSLSIRDARKRDKGSNFFRLERGSMKWSYKSQLNYNVKQLSVFVTALTHRPDILILGTLESDHPRNLTCSVPWACKQGTPPMISWIGASVSSPSPTTARSSVLTLIPKPQDHGTSLTCQVTLPGTGVTTTRTIRLDVSYPPWNLTMTVFQGDATASTALGNGSSLSVLEGQSLRLVCAVDSNPPARLRWTRGSLTMCPSRSSNPGLLELPRVHVGDEGEFTCGAQNAWGSQHISLSLSLQNEGTGTARPLSEVTLAAVGGAGATALAFLSFCIIFITVRSCRKKSARPAAGVGDTGMEDAKAVRDSASQGPLTTSWKDGNPPKKPPPAVAPSSGEEGELHYAILSFHKVKHQDPQGQEATDSEYSEIKIHK, encoded by the exons atgctgctgctgctgctgctgctgcccctgcTCCGGGGGACAAAGGGgatggagggagacagacaatatGGGGATGGTTACTTACTGCAAGTGCAGGAGCTGGTGACGGTGCAGGAGGGCCTGTGTGTCCATGTGCCCTGCTCCTTCTCCTACCCCAAGGATGGCTGGACTTATTCTGACCCAGTTCATGGCTACTGGTTCCGGGCAGGAGACAGACCATACCGAGACGCTCCAGTGGCCACAAACAACCCAGACAGAGAAGTGCAGGCAGAGACCCAGGGCCGATTCCAACTCCTTGGGGACATTTGGAGCAACGACTCCTCCCTGAGCATCAGAGACGCCAGGAAGAGGGATAAGGGGTCAAATTTCTTTCGGCTAGAGAGAGGAAGCATGAAATGGAGTTACAAATCACAGTTGAATTACAACGTTAAGCAGCTGTCTGTGTTTGTGACAG CCCTGACCCACAGGCCTGACATCCTCATCCTAGGGACCCTAGAGTCTGACCACCCCAGGAACCTGACCTGCTCTGTGCCCTGGGCCTGTAAGCAGGGGACGCCACCCATGATCTCCTGGATTGGGGCCTCTGTGTCCTCCCCAAGCCCCACTACTGCCCGCTCCTCAGTGCTCACCCTTATCCCAAAGCCCCAGGACCACGGCACCAGCCTCACCTGTCAGGTGACCTTGCCTGGGACAGGTGTGACCACGACCAGGACCATCCGACTTGATGTGTCCT ACCCTCCTTGGAACTTGACCATGACTGTCTTCCAAGGAGATGCCACAG CATCCACAGCCCTGGGAAATGGCTCATCTCTTTCCGTCCTGGAGGGCCAGTCTCTGCGCCTGGTCTGTGCTGTCGACAGCAATCCCCCTGCCAGGCTGAGGTGGACCCGAGGGAGCCTGACCATGTGCCCCTCACGGTCCTCAAACCCTGGGCTGCTGGAGCTGCCTCGAGTGCACGTGGGGGATGAAGGGGAATTCACCTGCGGAGCTCAGAACGCTTGGGGCTCCCAGCACATTTCCCTGAGCCTCTCCCTGCAGAATGAGGGCACAG GCACCGCAAGGCCTTTATCAGAAGTGACACTGGCGGCGGTCGGGGGAGCTGGAGCCACAGCCCTGGCCTTCCTGTCCTTCTGCATCATCTTCATCAC AGTGAGGTCCTGCAGGAAGAAATCGGCAAGGCCAGCAGCGGGCGTGGGAGATACAGGCATGGAGGATGCAAAGGCCGTCAGGGACTCGGCCTCTCAG GGACCCCTGACTACATCCTGGAAAGATGGCAACCCCCCAAAGAAGCCTCCCCCAGCTGTTGCCCCCTCCtcaggggaggaaggagagctcCATTATGCAATCCTCAGCTTCCATAAAGTGAAGCATCAGGACCCGCAGGGACAGGAGGCCACTGACAGTGAATACTCGGAGATCAAGATCCACAAGTGA